The following proteins are co-located in the Maridesulfovibrio sp. genome:
- a CDS encoding adenylate/guanylate cyclase domain-containing protein, translated as MPKRNRPTIFIVDRNKPEMDVFAEILRDDYALLMAMNGSHLFEIAAKEQPDLILLDADLPEVDCLDLGRRLKFSEVTRNIPLLLISGATRPDEEYGYFECGVFDFIYRPLSPPMVLRRVASALIQKEQADRLAELSDKLGRYLSPQVYESIFEGTQDTLIGAKRKKLTIFFSDIVGFTSTTERMEPEDMTALLNNYLDRMASIALKHGGTIDKYIGDAVLIFFGDPVSKGHKEDAVACLNMAIEMRDAIKEMQQEWFELGISSPFKIRMGINTGFCTVGNFGSKQLMDYTIIGGQVNVAARLEQNAPPDQILISHETWALVKEDFRCLGRAAISVKGIQHSIRTYQVIGKADAIERDLEGSLGEMVWPAQTIAIDSKVSDALLKLHDSGEWACLIVLDGLSPVGMITKGRMDEIVRRETDKALFLGRPVSVVMDKELLVLSAESGLDSVARSALSREGSYTFDPIAVTKNGEFAGLVSVRCLMQRMLSPNP; from the coding sequence GTGCCGAAAAGAAACCGCCCGACAATATTTATTGTAGATAGAAATAAACCAGAAATGGATGTATTCGCGGAAATTCTGCGTGATGACTATGCCTTGCTGATGGCTATGAACGGGTCGCATCTGTTCGAAATAGCAGCAAAGGAACAGCCTGATTTAATCCTTTTGGACGCTGATTTACCTGAAGTTGATTGTCTGGATCTGGGCAGGAGGTTAAAGTTCAGTGAGGTGACCCGCAATATTCCGCTTCTTTTGATTTCAGGGGCAACCCGCCCGGACGAAGAGTACGGTTATTTTGAATGCGGGGTTTTTGATTTCATATACCGCCCCTTGAGTCCGCCGATGGTTCTGCGGCGTGTTGCGTCCGCATTGATTCAGAAAGAACAGGCAGACAGGCTGGCCGAGTTGTCAGATAAACTGGGAAGATATCTTTCTCCTCAGGTTTACGAATCCATATTTGAAGGTACTCAGGATACGCTTATAGGTGCCAAACGTAAAAAGTTGACGATCTTTTTTTCAGATATCGTAGGTTTTACTTCCACCACAGAGCGTATGGAACCTGAGGATATGACCGCGCTGCTGAACAACTACCTTGACCGGATGGCATCCATCGCCCTGAAACATGGTGGGACTATCGATAAATACATCGGTGATGCCGTGCTGATCTTTTTCGGCGACCCTGTGTCCAAAGGCCATAAAGAGGATGCGGTAGCATGTTTGAATATGGCTATTGAGATGCGCGATGCTATTAAAGAAATGCAGCAGGAGTGGTTTGAACTGGGTATTTCAAGTCCCTTTAAAATCCGTATGGGTATTAATACGGGCTTTTGTACTGTGGGCAACTTTGGTTCCAAGCAGCTGATGGATTACACGATTATCGGCGGTCAGGTTAATGTCGCTGCCCGTTTGGAGCAGAATGCACCGCCGGACCAGATATTGATTTCACACGAAACATGGGCCTTGGTGAAAGAGGATTTCCGTTGTCTGGGCCGTGCGGCTATTTCCGTCAAAGGTATTCAGCATTCCATCCGTACTTATCAGGTTATTGGTAAGGCTGATGCTATAGAGAGGGATTTGGAAGGTTCGCTGGGAGAAATGGTTTGGCCTGCACAGACGATTGCAATCGACAGCAAGGTTTCCGATGCCCTTCTAAAGTTGCATGACAGTGGCGAATGGGCCTGTCTGATTGTTCTTGATGGATTGTCGCCGGTAGGGATGATCACTAAAGGACGTATGGATGAAATCGTGCGCAGGGAAACGGATAAAGCGCTATTTCTTGGCCGTCCGGTGTCCGTTGTTATGGATAAGGAACTGCTGGTCCTATCCGCTGAATCGGGGCTTGACTCAGTTGCCCGCAGTGCCCTTTCCCGCGAGGGAAGCTATACGTTTGATCCTATTGCTGTAACCAAAAATGGTGAATTTGCCGGATTGGTTTCGGTTCGTTGCCTGATGCAGCGAATGCTTAGTCCTAACCCGTAA
- a CDS encoding S8 family serine peptidase has protein sequence MSKKTQSSSVKSGATSSASKVSPSTRLLFSSATIVEEYDYYVVQFSGPVQSAWKESISDQGVVFYDYIPQYAFIIKLGTAKVSAVEDLSFVRWLGKYEADLKLSSDVYDITPGKLKEQGSLLDVRVVAFPGEDVNSLEQEIRSAGGAVLSSSSSEWSVQLEVRISIQEVGGLKDIKGVKWIEKAPEHRTDNNIAVGIIEARSVQDKVWPVSGSKLFGNGQIVAVCDSGIDTGDVDNLHEDFSDGQGGSRIVSNSVFSGASIKDCSGHGTHVAGIIAGNGIKSGSSPVENNFPSSCYAGIAPKTQLYVQSVGADDGSSRLPGIPSDLANLFKPAFDAGARIHSNSWGTSGVGDYSSESVSVDQFMWSNKDFLILFAAGNAGYDKDQDGIVDIYCIDTPATAKNCLSVGASESYRTGSKEGFAVRNWGEFRTYADPVGSDPTSDKPYGVAAFSSRGPTIDGRYKPEVIAPGTNLLSTRSSAQLGNGWGAFNDDYYWSGGTSMATPLVSGTAAIFREYLIKEESITDPSAALIKTGLIHGAVSLAPGQYGTEAAQELHDAPDDAQGWGRVNLEASVNSDAQYKVEYHDIKDSAPSDDSYLRNFTFEVENDGKPFKATLGWTDYPGSSAVGGGLVNDLDLRVKQPDGTWVYPDNAVSLSPLTKYLYVTSVSGMYKGSAIGVRVTPPSYPATLESVILAFSNSASVAEEVSIVVYRYDGGVGDEIFRKSFAYIPSGEYALPVGVTIADGSVVVAVEKSGSLSGVYCQVGNPTTRGLVKVGGVWQEAAITPGMGVTFRTKVAATSFDRLNNTVSVTIDKPQKGTYTAEISAYNIPVGPQPYALVMSAMAGDTPTAGEIELNIDQPDAPTSTFLSKTRATRTAENVNSVYGTAFNNVYSDQSAFCVQTQADGLISIRYAATGLPQVKADELTLAKLFNNGTNMQFNYAGFEDYKDGNWWLTDVAGKFVDPVRALNATASYYIVSVIKDGGPYDENPEPGVIDDPQILGMNRAGGSGTGCTIGMNDEYSPLFLVIIALGSLFIRLRRNSR, from the coding sequence TTGTCAAAGAAGACTCAGTCATCTTCTGTAAAATCCGGTGCTACCAGTTCTGCATCAAAAGTCTCCCCCTCAACACGTTTACTCTTTTCCTCCGCCACAATAGTCGAAGAATATGACTACTATGTAGTGCAGTTCTCCGGGCCAGTGCAATCTGCATGGAAAGAGTCTATCTCCGATCAGGGGGTAGTTTTTTACGACTATATTCCGCAATATGCATTTATCATCAAGCTTGGCACGGCAAAGGTTTCTGCTGTTGAGGATCTTAGCTTCGTTCGTTGGCTCGGCAAGTATGAAGCTGATTTGAAGTTATCGAGCGATGTGTACGATATTACTCCCGGCAAACTTAAGGAGCAGGGCAGCCTGCTGGACGTTCGTGTTGTTGCTTTTCCCGGCGAAGATGTGAATTCACTGGAACAAGAAATTCGTTCTGCAGGAGGGGCAGTCCTTTCAAGTTCGTCCTCTGAATGGAGTGTTCAGCTTGAAGTCAGGATTTCGATTCAGGAAGTCGGCGGACTTAAAGATATCAAGGGTGTTAAATGGATTGAGAAAGCACCTGAACATCGCACCGACAATAATATTGCCGTGGGTATAATCGAAGCCCGTTCAGTGCAGGACAAAGTCTGGCCTGTTTCAGGCAGCAAGCTCTTCGGTAATGGGCAGATTGTCGCTGTTTGTGACAGTGGAATTGATACCGGAGATGTTGATAATCTTCATGAGGATTTCAGCGACGGTCAGGGCGGAAGCAGAATTGTCAGCAATAGCGTATTTTCCGGTGCAAGCATCAAGGACTGTAGCGGGCATGGCACTCATGTTGCCGGAATTATAGCTGGAAACGGAATTAAGTCAGGTTCTTCCCCTGTAGAGAATAATTTCCCCTCCAGCTGTTATGCCGGGATAGCGCCTAAGACACAGCTTTATGTTCAAAGTGTAGGTGCTGATGATGGCAGCTCCCGTTTACCGGGCATACCATCGGATCTCGCAAATCTTTTCAAGCCTGCTTTTGATGCCGGAGCCCGTATACACAGTAACAGCTGGGGGACCTCCGGGGTTGGGGACTATAGTAGTGAGTCCGTCAGTGTCGATCAGTTTATGTGGAGTAATAAGGATTTTCTGATTCTATTTGCAGCGGGCAATGCCGGATATGACAAAGACCAAGACGGCATTGTTGATATTTATTGCATTGATACTCCGGCGACAGCAAAGAATTGCCTTTCGGTAGGGGCTTCAGAGTCATACCGCACTGGGAGCAAGGAGGGGTTTGCAGTCAGGAACTGGGGTGAATTCAGGACTTATGCCGATCCTGTAGGTTCTGATCCAACTTCTGATAAGCCGTACGGTGTTGCCGCTTTTTCCAGTCGAGGTCCCACCATTGACGGCCGCTATAAGCCGGAAGTTATTGCGCCTGGCACCAATCTTCTTTCCACCCGTTCTTCCGCGCAGCTTGGCAACGGGTGGGGTGCATTTAATGATGATTATTACTGGTCCGGCGGGACCAGCATGGCTACCCCTTTGGTCTCCGGTACAGCGGCAATCTTCCGCGAGTATCTGATCAAGGAGGAAAGTATAACCGACCCAAGTGCGGCCCTGATTAAAACAGGGCTTATTCACGGAGCTGTTTCCCTTGCTCCCGGTCAGTATGGGACAGAGGCAGCGCAGGAACTCCATGACGCACCTGACGATGCACAGGGCTGGGGACGGGTTAATCTTGAGGCTTCTGTCAACTCTGATGCCCAGTATAAGGTTGAATATCATGACATAAAGGATTCTGCTCCTTCAGATGATTCCTATCTGCGCAATTTTACTTTTGAAGTTGAGAATGACGGAAAGCCGTTTAAGGCAACACTTGGGTGGACTGACTATCCCGGATCGTCTGCGGTTGGCGGAGGGCTGGTTAATGATCTGGACTTAAGGGTTAAGCAACCTGACGGAACATGGGTTTATCCAGATAACGCGGTCAGTCTCAGTCCTTTGACTAAATACCTGTATGTTACCAGTGTCAGTGGCATGTATAAAGGCAGCGCAATAGGTGTACGGGTTACTCCTCCTTCCTATCCAGCTACTCTTGAATCGGTTATTCTTGCATTTTCTAACAGTGCCAGCGTGGCTGAAGAGGTTTCCATAGTTGTTTACCGGTATGACGGTGGTGTAGGAGATGAAATTTTCAGAAAGTCATTTGCATATATTCCGTCAGGAGAATACGCCTTGCCTGTTGGGGTTACCATTGCGGATGGTAGCGTGGTGGTCGCTGTAGAAAAGAGCGGAAGTTTGTCCGGCGTTTATTGTCAGGTTGGAAATCCGACAACCCGCGGTTTGGTTAAGGTCGGCGGTGTCTGGCAGGAGGCAGCGATTACGCCCGGTATGGGAGTTACCTTCAGAACAAAGGTTGCCGCAACCAGTTTCGACCGTTTGAACAATACAGTATCAGTTACTATTGATAAGCCGCAGAAAGGGACATATACGGCGGAAATATCAGCATACAATATCCCCGTCGGACCGCAGCCGTATGCATTAGTTATGAGTGCAATGGCAGGTGATACTCCGACAGCAGGAGAAATTGAACTTAATATAGACCAGCCCGATGCACCTACCTCTACATTTTTAAGTAAGACCCGTGCGACCCGTACTGCCGAAAATGTTAATTCCGTGTATGGAACAGCATTTAACAATGTTTATAGCGATCAATCAGCGTTTTGTGTCCAGACTCAAGCAGATGGCCTGATCAGTATTCGATATGCTGCAACCGGTCTGCCGCAAGTTAAAGCAGACGAATTAACTCTGGCAAAGCTTTTCAATAACGGCACCAACATGCAGTTTAACTACGCCGGTTTTGAAGATTATAAAGATGGGAATTGGTGGCTTACAGATGTGGCCGGGAAATTCGTTGATCCTGTCCGGGCGTTAAATGCTACGGCGTCATATTATATTGTCTCAGTGATCAAGGATGGCGGACCTTATGATGAAAATCCGGAGCCGGGGGTGATAGATGATCCCCAGATTCTTGGTATGAACAGGGCCGGAGGCAGCGGGACCGGGTGCACCATTGGGATGAATGATGAATATAGTCCGCTTTTCTTGGTAATAATTGCTTTGGGATCCTTATTCATACGCCTGCGCCGAAATAGTAGATAA
- the uxx1 gene encoding UXX-star selenoprotein family 1 has protein sequence MPKMIIYGKSTCPHTRRAREAYPDAEFVDVLMSVDDLNKMLELSGGKRRIPVIVEDGNVTVGYNRGS, from the coding sequence ATGCCTAAAATGATTATTTATGGTAAATCCACATGCCCGCATACCAGAAGAGCGCGGGAAGCGTATCCGGATGCTGAATTTGTGGATGTGCTCATGTCTGTGGATGATCTGAACAAAATGCTGGAGCTTTCCGGAGGAAAAAGAAGGATTCCAGTGATTGTAGAAGATGGCAATGTGACTGTCGGTTACAATCGCGGATCTTGA
- a CDS encoding flavodoxin family protein: MYVLAINGSPRKGGNTESMLQKVLEPLESAGWETELYQLGGKKIRGCMACMKCWENKDSKCVVDNDKLNEVYEKMVRADAIVIGSPTYFADVSTEIKALIDRAGMVALANDRQLAGKIGGAAVAVRRGGATHVFDSINHLYQINGMVMPGSTYWNMGYGLNKGEVLNDDEGIANMNHLGRTIDWLGKAIKPHLDSFPKAGEQYGEG; the protein is encoded by the coding sequence ATGTACGTACTTGCTATTAACGGCAGCCCCCGTAAGGGCGGTAATACTGAAAGCATGCTGCAAAAAGTTTTGGAACCACTTGAAAGTGCAGGCTGGGAAACTGAGCTTTACCAGCTTGGAGGCAAGAAAATACGGGGCTGCATGGCTTGCATGAAATGTTGGGAAAATAAGGACAGCAAGTGTGTTGTCGATAATGACAAGCTTAATGAAGTTTACGAGAAGATGGTCCGCGCTGATGCGATTGTCATCGGCTCCCCCACATATTTTGCTGACGTGTCTACAGAAATCAAAGCCTTGATAGACCGGGCCGGTATGGTAGCCCTTGCCAATGACCGTCAGTTGGCAGGAAAAATAGGCGGAGCAGCTGTTGCCGTACGCCGAGGTGGAGCTACTCATGTCTTTGACAGTATAAATCATCTATACCAGATTAATGGAATGGTCATGCCGGGGTCCACCTATTGGAACATGGGGTATGGATTGAACAAGGGCGAAGTTCTCAACGATGATGAAGGTATTGCAAATATGAATCATCTTGGACGTACCATTGATTGGTTGGGCAAAGCTATCAAGCCGCATCTGGATTCTTTTCCTAAGGCTGGCGAGCAGTACGGAGAAGGTTAG